GGCTCAATTCCATGGAAACTAAGGCCTGGCACACCGTCCATGTTTGCCGGAAGGATAATTCCGTGCCAGTGGATAGAAGTCATATCCTTGAGGCGGTTCTTGACCCGCAAGGTCACGGTATCGCCCTCACGCCAGCGCAGCTGGGGCCCAGGAATCCCGCCATTTATGGTCATGGCCGTCCGGGAGTTCCCAGTGATATTTACCGGTGTTTCTCCGATGAAGAGGTCAAACTCTGTACCTGACAAGACATTGGCATCGCCCACTCTAGGGGCGGCCCAGATAGGGGTATGCCAGAGGCCTAAACCACCGAGAATCCCGCCTGCGGTGAGTCCTTTCACAAAGGTGCGCCGAGAGGTTTTGGCTTGCATACCGATTCATGTCCCGTCAGTCGGATGTTAGATGTGCGCACTGGGCGTGCCCCTAAGGGCTAACGCTAGACGAGCTAGTGCGCTTGATGTATCGGAAGATGCCATAAGCCAGCAAACGGGGTGATTACATTTCAGTAAGCTGGTTGGCTCAGCAATGGTGAGGCTGCTTTTCAGCCTTGAGCTTCTCTTGTGCAATATTTTCTTGCGCCTCAGCTCCGGGGGCAGACTTTCCGGTGGCCATTGCCGTCTGGCGAGCTTGTTCCATGCGCTCAACCGCACGGTCGCCGCCACCTTCGGCAAGGGCCAGGGACGATATAGCCAAACTGAGTGTAAGAATCACAACGTTGGTTGCTTTCATAGTGCATCTCCTTCAAGGAATTGACTCTCGTTGAAACCAGAGAGTTTGAGCGTCAGCTCGATGAGGATGATGAAGGGACGCACCTGTCAGCACGCTTAGCC
The sequence above is drawn from the Pseudomonas quebecensis genome and encodes:
- a CDS encoding co-regulatory protein PtrA N-terminal domain-containing protein → MKATNVVILTLSLAISSLALAEGGGDRAVERMEQARQTAMATGKSAPGAEAQENIAQEKLKAEKQPHHC